The following DNA comes from Kluyveromyces lactis strain NRRL Y-1140 chromosome E complete sequence.
GTTTACTGTGGAACAGCGTACCTGTTGGCAGCGTTAGCTCTTTGGTGCATTCGCGGTATTATTATCGCACGCGACAAAGTAAGTTTGGTTGAAAAGACTGGCTACGATGATGGTGAGCTACATTTGAGGGTAAACCTTGTCGATGCGCTGAAAGGAATGGCGCACTACGGCAAGTTATATCGAAAGGTGTGAGAAACTTGACAGTGTTGTTCCAAGACGTTGTAGAGACTTTTCCAGTTAGTCAagtattggaagaatgGCTGAATCTAGTGTAGTCCAGGAGAAAGTATATAGCATCTAGTAGTTGAACATCAAATCCAAGCTTATAAACTGAGGATTCTTTGTCCCCTCTCCCATTCGATGTTGATAACCTATTCGTTATTGATCTACATTAACCAATGTGCcaaatagaagaaaccaaagaaaacgtCGAAGAAGCATCGAATCACATGGTAAATATTATTCACTAATAACTCTAACCTCGAATTTAATACCCGGAGCTTTCCATCATTGCCTAAACACAAAGCTGAAATGACAGGCATCAGATTTTGTTCTATCAACGAATCCTTTCTTAAGAGAGTAGAAACATTGTCGGATAACTGCCAAATGCTAAGGCCCCATAATACCAATTACAAAACGCAATGCTTTTGCCACAAACCGATTGCCCATTGCAGAATACGGCATCCTCGACATCTCTTGTTACTGCCCCGGCAATGATCTGTTTTACCGCAGAATTGCCCACAGTTGTTGATCgctctttgtttcaaaccACTTGGAGTAGCTACTAATGTGTGGGGCTCGGCTATGGTTTCTGTAAAGGAACCATTTACACTAGCTTGTACCTCCTCgctttcaataaaattaGCTACATTAAAGTGTTAGTGACTAGCGAAAAAGTCTGAAGTTGCAGCAACTGTTGCGAACGATTCCCAACGGTAAAATGACCCGTTTTCAAAGTACGCACTcacattcaaaaagtaCCCACTACTGTTGTCGGCGGATGAGATAACGGTGAATGTATCGCCAGCTAAACTTTGATCGAACAAACGGAAATTCGGAATGGAACTAGCAAGCAATAAACATTCCCAGCTGACCATCGTATTTGTGCTATCGGACTTATTTGGTTGCTTGAATCAGAAACTTTCAGCAATAAATAATTGTTGCTGGAAGAGTTTAAGCTTCAAGTTGTATTATCTTGGCATTTCTATATCTACATACCTTTTACATGTGAGGGAATGCGGTTTTATCTTGTAGATGTCTGTTTCACTTACGTTGCTGCATATATTCGTTCCttacattttcaatgcAGTGCAAAAAATGGCTAACAATAaaagcagaagatgaagaaaattgaaaaagtcaAAGAATAACGAAGCTCCGGTATGTGGCTAGTCAGACCTGTGCAGAACCATGCAGACCAGTCCAGCGTTTATTTTCGTTTcctttttcccttttttgCAACTTTTGACGTTGCCTGTATCTCATTCCTTCATGAGCTAGCAATAGCAGGTAATAACGTAGAATGTTGAAgtgaaggaagaagctgcGGGGAAAGTGTGTTCAGCTTTTAGACTTAATTTTCATGGTACTACGTGATCTCTGGAGGAAATAATCCTCAAGCTTGGTTTTTAGGCACTGCGAACTTGTCGCTGAGCATAATTCAACTTAATCCATGTTTTCTGGAGCCTTTAACAATAAATCCTGATTATGCACTGCTTTTCATTCCGTATTAGGTATAATGATTTGGGGTGTTTTGGGATTTTCACTGATCATAGCTCTTAGACTTAATATTTTCGATTGCCTTGAGGTTCAACAACCAGTATTTCTTGGTTATGATCCCACAGCCTCTGTTTGAGCAATTATCATCGCGTGATAACATGTATCGGAGGAAGTAGatcttttgagaaaaagGCTTGGCACCTACGCTACCTGATATACACAAACAGTAAGCGATGATGACACGTAGCAGTTCCTTTAATGTGGTCCCTGGCACGAATGTGTACCGGTGTCAGGTATCAAACACTAAACACTCATTCGTATTTACCAAAGATATAAAATAGGTGTTGTTTACTGGATCTGTCGTAATATCTTTAGCTGTATCTTCACTTAGTATTTTTTGATGATCGGTTTATATATTATCATTTAGACTTCGCTCAGTATAGATAATCTAATACCGCCGCCATGTACATTAGCTTGGTTTATTTGGAAGTTTTATTGTCCTTTTCGCTACTTTCTCCGGCTGCAGCCGCTCCGCTGCCTGATGCAAACTCCACCGCTGTCAACTCACTTGAATTCGATATGGTTTCCAATTCCACTTCagtttgtttcaattccacTAACTATGCCATTGATGTTTCTGAGCTCCCTCTTCCAGAATGGTTAGATGACTGGGATTCTTTATTACTTGCTATGCCGTGCggtgatgaaattttcgTTTCTGTTCCAAAAGATCTGGACAGCAACACTACAGCAAAGATACTGGCTTATTCTTTAGCTTCTGGTATTGCAGTGGATAATTGGAATAGTGAACTGCAGAAGAGAGAAAACATTCAGGCAGATCTTGATGCCTTCTGGGAAACAGGCACTGTTGAGCTAGACTCGCTATCAATTGTACAAAATTGATTGCACAAGaatgttgtttctttgcGGTTGTAGGGGTATTTCTAAGGCGTCATTTAGTGAACCATTGCTAAATAAGAAGTTGAGCTGAGAGCAACTAGGATCAGCATCAAGGCTACAGCACcattatttgaacatcAGATGTAACAAGTATATAAGTAGAAGGTTacttcatccaattttcCCCTCTGGATTTGACGACATATTAATTATTGTTCTACAGTGACTTATATGTCAGATGTAAGAAACCAAGGGGAACACCGTAAGTAATTTACTTAATTAGTCGAAGTTCGTATACCGATCACCAATTTAACTATCCgattatttcattaacaactACAAGTCAGAATGGCATCCAGTTACATCAATACTACTAACCCTCTAGGTCAAGCCCCTACTACCAAACTTGATGAATATCCAGTGCAACATAAAGTTCTTGGTTGTGAGGTGTTATGGTTCCAAGTAAGACTACAGACTCTACTTCGTCGATGTATATGTGCGGACCATGGCAGCTATTGATTATGTTCTTGATTATGGTAATGATTATTAATCAAATACTTATCTCAGTGTTAaacttttgattttttaGCTTGATTTCTAATCAAAATACTAGTGTAAAATGAGAGACATTGTATAAAACAGGAACAGCTCGCTCAAGCAATTACACGTCTGTGGAAGTATTGTCGACgattttgttcaaaatattaCAACACTAAGGTCaatgaaag
Coding sequences within:
- a CDS encoding uncharacterized protein (no similarity) → MVSWECLLLASSIPNFRLFDQSLAGDTFTVISSADNSSGYFLNVSAYFENGSFYRWESFATVAATSDFFASH
- a CDS encoding uncharacterized protein (no similarity), giving the protein MYISLVYLEVLLSFSLLSPAAAAPLPDANSTAVNSLEFDMVSNSTSVCFNSTNYAIDVSELPLPEWLDDWDSLLLAMPCGDEIFVSVPKDLDSNTTAKILAYSLASGIAVDNWNSELQKRENIQADLDAFWETGTVELDSLSIVQN